One Engystomops pustulosus chromosome 11, aEngPut4.maternal, whole genome shotgun sequence DNA window includes the following coding sequences:
- the LOC140105907 gene encoding mannose-binding protein A-like, with product MRHLYVLLSLIAVATVFADDKEKEKRNNKVIEKPDGSDDNDNDEQPQCSWKNSPCGNGLLVHGLPGKNGKPGKDGQSGPKGDKGDEGQAGPIGPQGVAGPPGLQGLKGDKGERGESARPELEELQVVVASLAKEIIDINFTVEVMIKVFIIALGATAGKKLYVPNMTPENFQDANVTCNKYGGQIATPRNAEENAAIASIASRNKISVFLGTYDLRLYSNWEDGAPNSKRADENCVQMSYKGKWKSRNCEAKIPNICELQFK from the exons ATGCGCCATTTGTACGTTTTGCTCTCCCTAATAGCAGTCGCGACAGTCTTTGCTGATGataaagaaaaggaaaaacgGAACAATAAAGTAATTGAAAAGCCAGACGGTTCTGATGACAATGATAACGACGAGCAGCCGCAATGTTCATGGAAGAACTCTCCGTGCGGAAATGGCCTCCTTGTACACGGTCTTCCTGGGAAAAATGGAAAACCGGGAAAAGATGGACAGTCCGGACCCAAAGGAGACAAAGGGGATGAAG GACAAGCTGGTCCTATAGGACCTCAGGGAGTCGCTGGACCTCCAGGACTGCAGGGGCTCAAAGGAGACAAGGGAGAGCGCGGCGAAAGTGCACGGCCAG AACTTGAAGAATTACAAGTTGTCGTTGCGAGTCTTGCTAAAGAAATCATAGATATAAATTTTACTGTGGAAGTGATGATAAAAG TCTTCATTATTGCATTAGGAGCCACAGCTGGAAAGAAATTGTATGTTCCCAACATGACACCAGAAAACTTCCAAGATGCAAATGTTACCTGCAATAAATATGGCGGGCAGATTGCGACGCCACGGAACGCTGAGGAGAATGCTGCGATAGCGTCCATTGCTTCACGGAACAAGATTTCTGTATTTTTAGGAACATATGACCTACGATTATACAGTAACTGGGAGGATGGCGCCCCCAACAGCAAGAGAGCGGATGAGAACTGCGTCCAAATGTCATACAAAGGCAAATGGAAGTCTAGGAATTGTGAGGCCAAGATCCCCAATATCTGCGAATTACAATTCAAGTAA